A stretch of DNA from Oryza brachyantha chromosome 9, ObraRS2, whole genome shotgun sequence:
ACAACATTGACGCTGAAGTACAATATCTCAGTGCCACTATAAACTAAGTTGGTGCATCAAACATGTTGACATGAGGTCAAGGTCGTGGGCTTTGACACTAAACTCGCTTATACCTTATCAATAAATATGCTATACCATAGAACAAGCAAATGTGTATGctagttaatttgtttgtctcCTCTTCTTCAATGGGTCTTAAGTTTGCACCCTATTTTTCCGGTCAAACCGGACTCGTCTAAATTATATACCCATCCATCCACAAATGATTATCATATTAGCACTGCTCAATGAGTGCATAGAGCAGCGAAAAACAAACTACCCTTGTCGGAGATGTGGGCACGGGGTATCCCCTGTGCGCAGTCGGCACTCGACGGTTATGGCCCGACACCCGAGTCCCCTAAAAGAGGGAGAAAGGGGTCGGGCCCGAAAGGAGGGACACAGACAGGGATCCAAGGGGAGGTCGGGACGCCCCAACCCCCTCAAGCGCATGGAAAGCAGCCTTCGGGCCCGCCACGTGCTGGGCGCAGCCGCGGGACACCCCATGGCTACATTTATTGTGGCAGGAGAAGGGCGCATGACACTGTGCGCCGTCATCATGATGGATGCAGAGGCATGCCTACCCTGCATTAAATGCAGAGCAAGCATGCGGCTCACCCCTATCTTCCCCTGGGTAAAAGGTAGTCTAGGGTGTGTCGTCCCGACAGCACGGTGGCACCCCTGTCACTTTAGGGATGGCCTGTACTCCCACCATTGCATTAAATGCGACGAAtgtagggatggcaacggggaaTTTCCCGTCGGGTTTTACGTCCCCATACCCGTCCCCGCGAGTTAAAATTTTCTCCATCACCATTCCCGCGAATTGCAACGGGTAATGAATTCCCCCCATACCCATCCCCACACGGGGAATTAATCCATGTGGGTTCCCCGTCCCCGCTTAAACAATATAGTATACATctcaaatcatatatataatccatattttatattaatataaatgaatatatattcattaatccatattataaaaatataaaattattatttattaaatataacaatGAATATAATCCCatgacatgaaaaaataaacttaaaactcatatatttctattaatCGGGTCTCCACGGGAAACGGGGACGGGGGACTAAATACCATACCCGCCCGCGCGAGACCCGATGGGGACATATTTTCATCCATTTAGTTCCCCGCGGGGAACCAATAAGAACCATCCCCTAATAGGAGAATTCCCTGCTAGGAAACGGGTAACGGGGACCCATTGACATCTCTAGACGAATGGCTGCAAGAAGAGAGGGGCGGCTACTCAGCCAGGTTGGGGAGTTCCAAGGAAGCACTCTTcccccttctctcttctcacTGACAGATATGACCGGAGGAATGGGACGTGGCGACCACGCCTCACCTACCCCTTGACAAACAGGACCAAAGGGATGGAACATGGCGGCCATGCCTCGCATGCTCCTTGACCGATAGGAACCGAACGAAAGGTCGGACGACGTTAGCAGAAGCGCTGCCACACGTCTTGGGGAAGGGAAGATTTGCCTCTTATAGGGCGAGTGATTGCCTACATTGTTTTGTGTGAATAGTCATAGCCGTTGTGGTGTCCCCTTGACCATATAAAAGGAGAGCCCGACTACCTTAGAAAcaacaggagtagggtattacgccTCTCGGTGGACTGAACCTGTATAATTCTTCTTGTCTTCCCAGATCCCTTGACCTGAAAACCGACTCTTGCATTCACTCCCACGCTCACGTTGAGGCATTTGGGCCCCAACCCTGCATCTCTGGGCCGAACTCTCAAAATGGGTCCAGTTGATCCCCACTTGAGGAGCTCACGCTCCGAGAACCCCTACTATCCATTTAACTCTACATACAgatcaaaagaaaacaactttaatgcatgcatgcaaacctAAGTTGATTGGCAAGACATTCATCCATGCATATAAGAAGTTAAAGAAACCAACAACACatctatgcatgcatgcaaagtgAGTCATATGGCTTTCACCCCTCAGGCACGGATAAATAATGGGTTTTCGGATTTTGATAGTACACTTaaagcaaggctaataatatagccaacaagctagcTACGAGTCTTTTTTAGTCTTCTCTCAGTCCAtccatatagtagttagcttcTTATTATTAATACATGACCTATATGTTTCTGTCAcatagttttttggttcttgtgttcgagctggctataagcttacagTTCGCTTCTACTCTATCCTCACTTCTCTCCCccacatcagcatttagccGGCTAGCCTAtaacctgctattatacttgctcttagcacTGTTAGATAGGGAGAGTATTAACCATTGTATTAATATtgtgctattatacctgctatTATACACACATCTCAATCTTTTGTTAGAAAATgatctatttattatttaatattgtgCTGACCATATAATAATATGCTCTAACATGTCAACTTAGCATATATCTCAGCAAGTCAGCATGGACTACATGAAACTAAAACATTATACATGAGAGTAAATAACTCGAAATAATAAGTTTTTGAAAAgagcaagaaaaaagaaaagaagccgCATGAGGGCACCCAAACCGAGCTTAAAAAAGGGAAGGCGTTAATAAGCGAGGTACCGATCGACGAGAGGCTTCTTTGGAAAATAATCCCCAATTCCCCCCTCGGACGAAACCCTAGCCCTAGCCCGACCACCCCTTCCCCGGCGGACGCTaccggcggcgagcgaagatgccggcgacggcgggccgCGTGCGCATGCCCGCCAACAACCGCGTCCACAGCAGCGCGGCGCTGCAGACGCACGGCATCTGGCAGAGCGCCATCGGCTACGACCCCTACGCCCCGGAGAACAACAAGCACcagcctccctcctcctctgtctccgccaacgccgccgctgcctccgccgccgcatcggcctcctccgcctccgcgccctccgccgctgctgcctcctcctccgacaaCGCCTACACCAGCTTCCAGGGCCTGCTCGCTCTCGCCCGTATCACCGGCTCCAACTCCGATGAGACCCGCGGTGCCTGCAGGAAGTGCGGCCGTGTCGGCCACCTCACCTTCCAGTGCCGCAACTTCCTCTCCGTCAAGGACCTCGACATGGATGACGACGTTGAAGCAGGCATTCGGGAGGCCAACGCGCAGGCCAAGCTGAACGAATTCAGGAAGAAAGCCTCTGGAGGCAGGGATGCTGACGAGGCCTCTGGTgaggaggatgaggaagaCAGTGATGATTCCTCTGATTCGGATGTCGATCCTGAGCTAGAGAGAATAATTGCTCAGCGGGAGCGTGCCAAGAGTGGCAAGAAGCAGTCCAGGGATGAAGACAAGAAGTCAAACCGCCataggagcagcagcaggggaaGGTCAAAGCACAGGAGGAGCAGCAAGAGGAGTGATACTGAAGATGACTTACAGGAAGAGAAGAGCAaagacaagaagaagaagagtggGCACAAGAGGCGTGAAAGATTGGATGAGGATAGTGGGAGTGATTCTGACAAGAAGAGGCATAGGAAGAGCAGGAAGGACAGGAAGAGGCGTAGGAGCCATCGCAGGACTGATGACTCATCGGATGAGGGTGAGTCTGGAGGGGAAGACAGGAGGTGTCGTCGCCATCGCAAGCGGCGGCACCACAACAGAAAAGGTGCATCTGACAGTGATTCTGGAAGTGGTGGTAGTGACTCTGCGGAGGCCAGGAAGCGATCCAGAAGGCGGAGGAGACACCACAAGTCAGAAAGCAGTGAATCAGATGGTGATGAACATGGTCAGGGGGCAAACCAGtgcaagaagaagagggaCAAAGAAGAGTGCTGAAGTGGTAATTTGCTCAGTGATATTATTTATACCCTCTATTTTACCGATTATGCTTATCGTTGTTCTTTGTCCTGGTGTATGTTGCTATTTCAAGCATGACGATCGATATGCATAAGTGTAGTACTTTGTGGCTTTGTGCCAGTAAGTGAACTTTAAACGTCATATGCATAGAACATTTTACCTCGAAGTTGATAATTTGTGTGTATGTAATAAGTTGGCTTTGTTTCTCGATGAGTGGATTTGCATGGCACCAACTGTAACAGTAATGGACCCCAGAAAGCAGCTGTGATACCAAATGAAACTTGTTAGAACATCTTCCGTAATTACTGATAGTGCGAATAATAGCTTTTTTCTGTGCcatcttatttatattttagcataAACAGATAAGGTCATCTCACTTGTTTTTTGTGCTGTTGACATGTTGGATGTTGCTTgcttttttatgcaaatcaaTGTGTTCAGTAAAAATTATGTAAGATAATCTAAAATAGTGATGTTGCCTTTGCTGTAGATTTATTTTCGTAAACTGATGTATTGGAGAAAAATTGACAAGCTACTCTAACATGCTTTTGCAATATTTCTAAGCTATTTACTTGTCAGTATCTGGATCGGTTCATTCGTCCCGGATTTGGCAGTTGTTGggaattgattttaagatgaGCACACTATTTTTACCTTGGGCTGtcattatatatgtgttattaagattctttttttttccttttctgctAATGTCATTGATAAATCTGGATGCCAGTGTTCAGGCTGAATTATTGATGTAATCTATCATGGGCATGAAACCCTATATTTATGTCTTGTTTAGCCTTGTATATACACTAGATTTTAGTTGAGGACCTCTGGTAGATACTAGTTGGAGTTAGGAACTGATTTGAGTTGTCCAAAATGGAATGATGAATGTTCCTGTAAGTTCTTTCACAGGAGGATGGTTATCCTGTTGAATTGCGTACTGAATTTGTGTTCCTTGTTGACCAGAACTTCAACTGCATGATTGCATCATATTTGGACATACTGTAGGTTCTATTGACAAACCACATTGATCTCTTTTTTTACCATGTtctacttttctttcttttgagatatttattttttgaataatacaaatgaATCTTTTTGATGGGGCATTTGCGCTTTTGCTATGCTTGTCTGTGCAATCTACGTGAAGAAATATTTCTATGAGAATAGATGATACCATATGATTGCCAAttataagcatttttaaaGATACACATAATCAGCACCTGGGAGTTAACAGGTAATGGGTTGATTTTGGGTGTTGTGAAATGGGGTGAAGCAGCCAAGCAAGCTAATGGGCtggtttggttttgaaaatggaCTAATTTGGTTTGGTGCGGTTTCAATAAATTTCGGTTGGAATGGGTTCAAACTATGGTTATGGGTGGTATGAAGTTCTCATCTTCTGTGGTCTCGGTTGCCTTTCTGGCTTAAGGAAGTAATAATGGATTTAGTGTGGAAGGTCGTTGTTTGCATGTGTAGACTTTTGTTTTTAACTGCACTGATGTATCAAGATTATTAAATTGTAATATTCACTTGGAGGCAAATTGTTTTGATTACTTGGGATATGAGATATAAGAGTGCCAATTCCCATCATTACATCACTAGCACCAGGATCTCAGTAAATGTCCACATCACCATTCGGTTTCTGCTAACAGTTTAGCATGGCAGGGTGATTTGTGTTTTGTCATCACAAAGatgctttgatttttttttctttggatcTAAATTACCTCATAGACTGAACCTCTTCACTACAATGAGCTGCAGTACAACTGTATAAGTAGTAACTGATCTTCTTTGATGTTTTGGATTTCTATTTGTTGTTTGATCCATTCATTTATTGTCTCTTGCACACTGTGGTTTGCCAATGGATGTAACTAGCTCATGGTGCATATCATTTGAACTTGTCACTTTGGATGTTGATTTGTTGACAATTCTTTTGTTCATCTAGCGAAGGAAGCTAAATTTTTCTGAACcaaacgagaaaaaaaaaacttgatatGTTTGTGGCCATGTCATGTGCTTATTGAGCACTGGGAACAATGATGTTGAGTTTGCAGTACAAAAAATGAAAGTTTTTCCACAAGAATACTGTCCTTTTCttatacatgttttatttcatctaAGCAAATATCTTTGTTCAGTGTTTCACCTGACCAACTCAAACATTAAGCCTTGATTCTGTAAGTTAGCTGGCTCATTGGCTTGCCCAAGCTTGGTACACACTGGATCGGTGAGCTGGGTTGTTAAGTTTGCAAATTATTGTTGTTTGAGAGGGTAGGGGCAGGGGGccatcttttgactttttaaaagaaaataccaaatggcatatttgcaaataaaaaataatttatgaataaaacttttatggaCGTGCttatagcgatctaaagtCAAAACTGTAAAAGTAAACTGCAGCGAAAAatcctcaaaattaacttttagggttgaaaaatttaaattttggtttataagcataaggaaAAGCCAATAGGTGGTAGCTTTTTTTTGAGTTTGATGTGTGACCCTGCTTCaagttctaaaaatttgagGATCTTTGCTTCAGTATCCAGATCCATCCATAAACTCACATTGGATTAGCTTCTTGGTGTGATTTGAAATGTGTCATATTATGTCACGTCGAGAAATTTACgctaattttcaaatatagcatgtattaatttttttccagtaATAAGTCTGAGTACACATAGTTTCACGACTTAAATATAATGATAAttgtctatcgaaatgcaatgaaaaaagaaacaaaactaacACCATCTAAttttcagctggcgaagaagACTCTACACAACAGACATTCTTGACGATAGGACGAATCTTCACTCTTGCGAACTATCACCTCCTAGACTCAGGCTCTAGCTTTGGTGGGGAAAAGTTAAGCAAAACTGAATACAAACCACGATACTCAAGCTCTAACTCTTTGGtgaagaaaaattaagcagagctgagtacaaaccacggTACTTATCAATTGGTAACAAGGAGATACTagggttaatttgcataaagcaACAATATTTAGcaatagactgaataaaaggtaaagtaaatatttaaaataatcatctactgtccaacgttacaccatgatgtAATAGGCCCAAACCACACTGTCTAATGTTACACTGCATTACGACAGGGCCAAGCATCTGTCCAACcctaaaccacgttgcgatagGGCCCAACCACTGCACAACGTCACACCACATTACggtagggtcaaaccaattccaagttCATTAGGTTATTAAAGGTTTAACTAATCCCAACGAGTTTGAcagttcgccccataaccgcgggcataactattcgaataattttactctgatcagaggtgtacaacttgaaagtgcatctaggcccctaatttttttggtgattaatgacaatcaaatgatgaggactaatAATTGGTGTGAGCATGTGAAGGTATATCTAGTCCTCATGAGAAAACTTCTTGTTGCGCCGCCCAtgtgaaaagagaagaaaatcggtatattcgtgttggcgtgtgtatttattttgaatttgagttAACTAGGAATGTCGCACTATAAAGAGTGGTGCACCAATAAAttctaggaatgaatccggtgcttagaaatttatttgaagtgcatcttttgctatttttttgaACTTGTGCTGAAATTTACGAAAGTTTCGAAGGTGTCtacggaacttccgaagatGTCAGATTCAGTTCTGTAAGACTCACGGAAGTTTCGAAGGATGTGATCGGAACTTCTGAAGACTTGTTTTTTCGCAGTTGACTTTGAAGTTTCTAAGTGTTGGGGGTTGTTATTTTTgaactgaccggaagttccgaagagagCATCTTTACCTCCAACGGCAGAAATTGAGtggggggtataaataccccctccCACCACCAAGCTAGGGTTGCTGCTCACATTGCTTACTCATTTCGCCCTTGACTTGATTTCTTGAGGttcactttgagccttgctttctcacttccttCTCTTCACagatctaagtgatttggattttgtgtgtgtgagagttggttgATTTGAGTTGTTTGAGTGCATGGTATGgacttcgtgagaaattttttgagtACTAGATTCATTCCCAAGAACTCGTTGCAAACTTGTTACTTttggtggttgaggacacctagacggctagACGTCGTTCCTTGAGCCGCCAAAGTATTGTGGTGTGTCGGgaaaagtttgtgaaggttgggtcTTGCctccgaaagggaagagacacctcgagtgagggggagtgcacgagtgcaaccccgaggaaagggttgtgaaaacccggctcaagtttgatatcctcaacggagagtacaatcccctcaaTTAAAGATtgaaacttcggtaaaaatcTACGTGCCTacttgtggtgaaatctctctaacttgtgATTTGAGGTTTGCTTTTGGTTACTGCGCGTACACTAGTTGCTGAttgtgcaaagcttggaggtAGTTTGCTTATTTGTgttttggttggctagatctatTCGTTTCTAGTTCTAGATTTGGTGCTGTCGGAAGTTCTGAAGATCAACGGAACTTTCGAAGGCCAAGTTCCGAATccctgaccggaacttccgaaagtttcagcttccgttttttaggtttaatttttaaatcgcctattcaTCCCCCTCTAGtccttgatatactctttcacaactttacccacaagacatggtcTCACACACGCTGCCGTGGACCGACGTATCACGATGATACCGCAGagcggaaaccatgataagacctttcacctaaccctccctaattaatcgcaccacacttcaggtttcgtccccttctttacaccaagtcgggcaacccctcttgtgcctaggtgaatccggaagcaacaTAGACCATTGCGGGGTCTATCCATACTCTATCACACTTGCCCTTGCCTCGCTACGTCAAATAGCGACAAGATAAGCTACGGGTCTGTACACACCAAAATTTCGTAAATTttcgtattggattcggataaggaaaggtgcaatcgctatagatattttatccggaagagttcgaattcaatagggaatcatgaagaccaaggctaggcggcgtaaatttatctattaattagagttagttagatttttatttatctctaagagattagagtccgatcaggACTTGTGTGCGTTTTATCTAGTAGGAGTTAAAGATAGAGTCCATATAGGacgagtttgttatttctttttatctattaggagttgtatgtcgtgtccaacacggcctagcctccacccgagggtataattatgtatgcccggggtcattgtgaGCTATCTACATCAAACagatcaactactttcggCGCATTGCTACCCTCTtctgaggt
This window harbors:
- the LOC102721763 gene encoding CAX-interacting protein 4, with product MPATAGRVRMPANNRVHSSAALQTHGIWQSAIGYDPYAPENNKHQPPSSSVSANAAAASAAASASSASAPSAAAASSSDNAYTSFQGLLALARITGSNSDETRGACRKCGRVGHLTFQCRNFLSVKDLDMDDDVEAGIREANAQAKLNEFRKKASGGRDADEASGEEDEEDSDDSSDSDVDPELERIIAQRERAKSGKKQSRDEDKKSNRHRSSSRGRSKHRRSSKRSDTEDDLQEEKSKDKKKKSGHKRRERLDEDSGSDSDKKRHRKSRKDRKRRRSHRRTDDSSDEGESGGEDRRCRRHRKRRHHNRKGASDSDSGSGGSDSAEARKRSRRRRRHHKSESSESDGDEHGQGANQCKKKRDKEEC